The proteins below come from a single Prolixibacter sp. NT017 genomic window:
- the ftsA gene encoding cell division protein FtsA — protein MSSMKEMTAAVDIGTAKTTAIIGRYTIDRKLEVVGYGSTDTRGVRNGVVVNIEEAGQSIREAVDVACRGLKLKVRSIYAGLSGQKIRTRSASGYRMIDKDGEVTRELVSSLYEEVGRYSLQPGEKIFHVVPQEFIVDGEMGIQQPVGMAGNRIDAMFNLILAPDSYRINLRRCAEKAGFELAGVFVNPFVQGEAYLTEDEKEAGVVLVDFGAGTTGVSVYYENRLRLAAELPFGGAVVTRDIKEGCNIIARHAELLKVQFGRALAELAPDNKVVQIPESDGWPAKEVSFKNLSHIIQARMEEILEGISYQIESTGLMHKLGAGIVITGGGAGMADMEKLISFKTGLDVRFGRPVIPMKELLFAEQVNGPEAANILGLLVKGLKKREGMRNVDAMVIHEDEEEERPTNHRQQHKQNGGSFKGVFNNLFEKARDGLGNLISDEDMEMN, from the coding sequence ATGAGTTCAATGAAAGAAATGACCGCTGCAGTAGATATAGGTACTGCGAAAACGACTGCCATCATTGGTCGCTATACCATTGATCGGAAACTGGAGGTCGTTGGCTATGGAAGTACGGATACCCGCGGTGTCAGGAATGGCGTTGTGGTGAATATTGAAGAAGCCGGACAGTCGATACGGGAAGCGGTGGATGTAGCTTGCCGCGGATTGAAACTGAAAGTTCGTAGCATTTATGCCGGTTTGTCGGGACAGAAGATTCGTACCCGGTCGGCCAGCGGCTACCGGATGATTGATAAGGACGGTGAAGTAACCCGTGAGCTGGTGTCATCGTTGTACGAAGAAGTGGGCCGCTACTCCCTTCAACCGGGAGAGAAAATATTTCATGTGGTTCCTCAGGAATTCATTGTGGATGGAGAAATGGGAATTCAGCAGCCTGTTGGGATGGCCGGTAATCGCATCGATGCGATGTTCAATCTCATTTTGGCTCCCGATTCTTACCGCATCAACCTTCGTCGTTGTGCCGAGAAAGCTGGTTTCGAGCTAGCTGGTGTATTTGTCAATCCTTTTGTGCAGGGAGAGGCTTATCTCACCGAAGACGAGAAAGAAGCCGGTGTTGTTTTAGTCGATTTTGGTGCCGGAACGACGGGCGTTTCGGTATATTATGAGAATAGACTCCGACTGGCCGCAGAACTGCCTTTTGGTGGCGCCGTGGTTACCCGCGATATAAAAGAAGGATGCAACATTATCGCCCGGCACGCTGAGCTCCTGAAGGTACAGTTTGGAAGAGCACTGGCTGAGCTGGCACCCGACAATAAAGTCGTGCAGATTCCCGAATCGGACGGATGGCCTGCCAAGGAAGTGAGTTTCAAGAACCTTTCTCATATCATTCAGGCCCGGATGGAAGAAATTCTGGAAGGTATCAGTTACCAGATCGAATCAACGGGACTGATGCATAAGCTAGGGGCAGGAATCGTGATAACCGGAGGTGGAGCAGGAATGGCCGATATGGAGAAGCTCATCAGCTTTAAAACTGGTCTGGATGTTCGTTTTGGACGCCCGGTGATTCCGATGAAAGAACTGCTCTTTGCTGAACAAGTCAATGGCCCGGAAGCCGCTAATATTCTTGGTCTGTTGGTGAAGGGATTGAAGAAGCGCGAAGGAATGCGCAACGTCGACGCGATGGTTATTCATGAAGACGAGGAAGAGGAAAGACCGACCAACCATCGTCAGCAACACAAACAGAACGGAGGCAGCTTCAAAGGTGTCTTCAACAATCTGTTTGAAAAAGCCCGGGATGGTCTCGGAAACCTGATCTCGGATGAAGATATGGAAATGAACTAG
- the ftsZ gene encoding cell division protein FtsZ, translating into MSSEEDLLNFGFKHNQDSIIKVIGVGGGGGNALNYMYRNGISGVDFIICNTDAQALENSPVPVKVQLGVSLTEGRGAGNKPEQGEQAAIENLADIRKVLANNTRMVFITAGMGGGTGTGAAPVIAQLAREMDILTIAVVTLPSEKEGKRRFEQAMAGVNKLKKFVDSLLVISNENLHKIYGDLPASKAFAQADNILATAVKGCAEIITLHGNINIDFADVNTVMRGSGVFIMGSGIADGEDRAMRAVKEALISPLLDSNDIYGTENILLNITSGDEEILMGEIGQIIDYLQDAAGDDANIIWGNGRDEKLGSKICVTLIATGFQTNPNRRMAPEQEPTKVSLQDAKTEFAREEMKLPLIEEKHIEPEGEIFEPVSRQKSYLDEDDLQVENDFREEQERPSYQKKNQRKKSEEKRNRSKKEKEEVTAEPITNWFVKQFNTFFSDNDMEMDE; encoded by the coding sequence ATGTCATCAGAAGAAGATCTGCTCAATTTTGGTTTTAAGCATAACCAGGATTCCATTATTAAAGTCATAGGTGTTGGTGGAGGCGGTGGAAACGCGCTGAACTACATGTACCGGAATGGAATCAGCGGCGTCGATTTCATCATTTGCAACACCGATGCGCAGGCGCTGGAGAATAGTCCTGTTCCCGTAAAGGTTCAGCTGGGAGTCTCGCTGACCGAAGGTCGTGGTGCCGGGAACAAGCCTGAACAAGGTGAGCAGGCCGCTATCGAAAACCTGGCTGATATCCGGAAGGTGCTGGCGAACAATACCCGGATGGTGTTTATTACTGCCGGGATGGGTGGTGGAACCGGAACGGGTGCTGCCCCGGTAATTGCTCAGCTGGCCCGCGAAATGGATATTCTGACGATTGCGGTCGTGACGCTTCCGTCGGAAAAAGAGGGAAAAAGGCGTTTTGAGCAGGCGATGGCCGGGGTGAACAAACTGAAGAAATTTGTCGATAGCTTGTTGGTGATCAGCAATGAGAATCTGCATAAGATTTACGGCGATCTGCCCGCATCTAAAGCATTCGCCCAGGCGGATAATATTCTGGCTACAGCCGTGAAAGGTTGTGCCGAGATCATCACCCTGCATGGTAATATCAACATTGATTTTGCCGATGTGAATACCGTGATGCGTGGCAGTGGCGTCTTCATTATGGGGTCGGGAATTGCCGATGGAGAGGACCGGGCCATGCGGGCGGTGAAGGAAGCGTTGATTTCTCCGCTTCTGGATAGCAATGACATTTACGGAACGGAAAACATTCTGCTGAATATTACTTCCGGAGACGAGGAAATCCTGATGGGTGAGATTGGGCAGATAATCGATTATCTTCAGGATGCCGCCGGTGATGATGCCAATATTATCTGGGGAAATGGTCGTGATGAAAAACTTGGTTCCAAGATTTGTGTGACACTGATTGCGACCGGCTTCCAAACCAATCCGAATCGTCGGATGGCTCCGGAACAGGAACCCACAAAAGTTTCGTTGCAGGATGCAAAAACCGAATTTGCCAGAGAGGAGATGAAACTTCCGCTTATCGAGGAAAAACACATCGAGCCGGAGGGGGAAATTTTTGAACCGGTGTCAAGGCAAAAAAGTTATCTCGATGAAGATGATCTTCAGGTAGAAAATGATTTTCGGGAAGAACAGGAGAGACCTTCCTATCAGAAGAAGAACCAGCGGAAGAAGAGCGAAGAGAAAAGGAATCGCAGCAAAAAAGAGAAGGAAGAAGTGACAGCAGAGCCCATAACCAATTGGTTTGTCAAGCAGTTCAACACGTTCTTCAGTGACAACGATATGGAAATGGATGAATAA
- a CDS encoding cell division protein FtsQ/DivIB gives MFKKFLHIILWGATIMLIVFSLGFSARKYKQTRCVGLVVDVSDSAQYRFIDNDDVEKWIQKKYNGVFGKRLDSINTRTIEDGLEKLQAIGKAQVYTTLSSNTGEKGGSLVVHIEQRRPIFRVFTSGLDYYMDKEGNVMNWTPKYTARVILVGGSVSRKFARETLVPLVSYIDSDDFLKAQIDQIYVDDDSDLTMIPRIGDQEIEFGKADDYRIKFRNLKALYTEGFRHGGWSKYKTINLKYRNQIVCTEK, from the coding sequence ATGTTTAAAAAGTTTCTGCATATCATTTTGTGGGGCGCGACCATTATGCTCATCGTGTTTTCGCTCGGTTTTTCAGCGCGAAAATACAAGCAGACGCGTTGTGTCGGGCTGGTGGTCGATGTGAGTGATTCGGCTCAATACCGGTTCATCGACAATGATGATGTGGAGAAGTGGATTCAAAAGAAATATAACGGGGTTTTTGGTAAGCGACTAGATTCCATCAACACGAGAACGATTGAAGACGGTCTGGAAAAGTTGCAGGCCATCGGCAAGGCTCAGGTATATACGACTTTGTCGAGCAATACCGGTGAAAAAGGTGGTTCGCTGGTGGTACATATCGAGCAGCGTCGTCCCATTTTCAGGGTGTTTACCAGCGGTTTGGATTACTATATGGATAAGGAAGGAAATGTGATGAATTGGACGCCTAAATATACGGCAAGGGTTATCCTGGTGGGCGGTTCGGTTTCCCGGAAATTTGCCAGAGAGACCTTGGTCCCGTTGGTGTCGTACATCGATTCGGATGATTTCCTGAAAGCGCAGATTGACCAGATTTACGTGGATGATGACAGCGATTTGACAATGATTCCACGGATTGGGGATCAAGAAATTGAATTTGGAAAAGCCGATGATTACCGGATTAAGTTCCGGAATTTGAAGGCACTATATACCGAAGGTTTTCGACACGGAGGATGGTCGAAATACAAAACCATTAACCTCAAATACAGAAATCAGATAGTGTGCACAGAAAAATAA
- a CDS encoding FtsW/RodA/SpoVE family cell cycle protein: MGFGVYRKYFKGDNIIWAVLVALSIASMLIIYSSTGALAFRVAGGNTAHYLIRQTLMHLLGFGIILVMVNIIPIKFYNRTANLGMLTAFFFIIMGLVFGRASGGTGRTLPLGFITFQPAELAKVALVIWVSRILANNQTSKESLKKAFGKTLLGAAAICAPIAVADFSTAGLLFTTVVIMMFVGRVPFKYMMLLAMAGVALVAILYFIAPHLPDGGRSGRIKTVRARIERYIHGDKRSEKGLTQADFAKIAIHRGGFGGVGTGNSTVSNFMSAAYNDFVYSIIIEEYGMFGGGVILLFYIMLLTRGGILLKKSNRTFPAFLATGITVLLFMQAMINMGVSVGILPVTGQPLPWISWGGTSQLFTAIAFGLLLSVSSQNNKERREEIEHKFHSTEDLPDEDVQLKEETV; this comes from the coding sequence ATGGGATTTGGCGTTTACCGGAAATATTTCAAAGGCGATAACATCATCTGGGCAGTGCTGGTAGCACTCTCCATTGCTTCCATGCTGATTATTTACAGCTCGACGGGAGCACTGGCTTTTCGTGTAGCAGGCGGAAATACCGCTCACTACCTGATTCGCCAGACATTGATGCACTTGCTCGGATTTGGAATTATTCTGGTAATGGTCAATATCATTCCCATTAAGTTTTACAACCGGACTGCGAATTTAGGTATGCTAACTGCGTTCTTTTTCATCATTATGGGATTGGTTTTTGGCCGGGCCAGTGGTGGAACAGGGCGTACCTTGCCACTTGGATTTATCACTTTTCAGCCAGCTGAGTTGGCGAAAGTGGCGCTGGTTATCTGGGTGTCCCGTATTCTGGCCAACAACCAGACCAGTAAAGAGAGCCTGAAAAAAGCGTTTGGTAAAACATTGTTGGGGGCAGCCGCCATTTGTGCCCCAATTGCCGTGGCCGACTTTTCAACTGCCGGCCTGCTTTTTACAACGGTAGTCATTATGATGTTTGTTGGACGGGTGCCTTTCAAATATATGATGCTGCTTGCGATGGCCGGAGTCGCGTTGGTGGCTATACTATATTTCATTGCACCTCATCTTCCCGACGGAGGTCGTTCAGGACGTATCAAAACTGTGCGTGCCCGAATTGAGCGCTACATACACGGCGACAAACGCTCGGAGAAAGGGTTGACGCAGGCCGATTTTGCAAAAATTGCCATTCACCGCGGTGGATTTGGTGGTGTAGGTACCGGAAATAGCACGGTGAGTAACTTTATGAGTGCGGCCTATAACGACTTTGTTTATTCCATTATTATTGAGGAATATGGAATGTTTGGCGGAGGTGTCATCCTGTTGTTTTACATCATGTTGCTGACGAGGGGAGGAATTTTGCTGAAGAAGAGTAACCGGACGTTCCCGGCTTTTCTGGCTACCGGAATAACAGTGCTGCTCTTTATGCAGGCCATGATCAATATGGGGGTGTCGGTGGGGATTTTACCCGTAACCGGACAGCCGTTGCCGTGGATAAGCTGGGGAGGAACATCGCAGTTGTTTACGGCCATTGCTTTTGGACTATTGCTGAGTGTAAGCTCTCAAAATAATAAAGAACGTCGCGAGGAGATTGAGCACAAGTTCCACTCGACGGAAGATTTGCCCGATGAGGACGTGCAGTTGAAGGAAGAAACGGTTTAA
- the murC gene encoding UDP-N-acetylmuramate--L-alanine ligase, protein MNLEKVHRVYLLGIGGIGMSALARYFRFHGMRVEGYDRTETELTRELEEEGIYVHYEADLKYVPPFNALDNTLVIYTPAIPESNIELQFFRKTGTAIYKRSQVLGIIAAESQCIAVSGTHGKTSVTTMTAHLLHQSSVGCTSFMGGISRNYHTNLILPEKETNVVVAEADEFDRSFLRLFPQRAVITSIDPDHLDIYGDFSHLLDAFKSFVGQVNKGGEVLYKKVLPVEAAWNEEAKFYTYSIKGKADFYGTNIRVEDGAYHFDLVTPFGEFADLRLAYPGLMNVENAVAACGLALLSGVTGDEIREALATYQGVVRRFDIRFRGKNVVYIDDYAHHPKELEATIHSVQDMFPDRKVTGIFQPHLYSRTRDLAEDFAASLSLLDELILLDIYPAREEPIPGVDSRLILEKVTIKDKILCSKEDLPEVVEKLDTDVLLTLGAGDIDQWVEPIVEVLKKKEDV, encoded by the coding sequence ATGAATCTGGAGAAGGTACATAGGGTTTATCTGCTGGGTATCGGCGGCATCGGGATGAGTGCCCTGGCACGTTATTTCCGTTTTCACGGAATGCGCGTGGAAGGTTACGATCGCACCGAAACGGAGTTGACCCGTGAGTTGGAAGAGGAGGGAATTTACGTTCACTACGAGGCCGACTTGAAATATGTACCACCATTTAACGCATTGGATAATACGCTGGTGATTTATACGCCTGCTATCCCGGAGTCAAATATTGAGTTACAGTTCTTCCGGAAAACCGGAACGGCGATATACAAACGTTCTCAGGTGTTGGGCATTATTGCTGCCGAGAGTCAGTGCATCGCAGTAAGCGGAACACATGGCAAAACATCGGTAACAACCATGACCGCTCATTTGCTGCATCAGTCATCCGTTGGTTGCACCTCTTTTATGGGAGGAATTTCGAGGAACTACCATACCAACCTCATCCTTCCCGAAAAGGAAACCAATGTGGTGGTCGCTGAAGCTGATGAGTTCGATCGGTCCTTTTTACGGTTGTTCCCGCAAAGGGCAGTGATTACCTCAATCGATCCGGATCACCTGGATATCTACGGTGACTTTTCGCATCTGCTCGATGCATTCAAAAGTTTTGTCGGGCAGGTGAACAAAGGCGGCGAGGTATTGTACAAAAAGGTACTTCCGGTAGAGGCAGCCTGGAATGAGGAGGCTAAATTCTATACGTATTCCATCAAAGGGAAAGCAGACTTTTACGGTACGAATATCCGGGTGGAAGACGGAGCTTATCATTTCGATTTGGTGACGCCTTTCGGCGAATTTGCCGATTTACGCCTGGCTTACCCTGGACTGATGAACGTGGAGAATGCCGTTGCCGCTTGTGGATTGGCTTTGCTTTCCGGAGTTACAGGTGATGAGATTCGCGAGGCGTTGGCAACTTACCAGGGTGTTGTCCGCCGTTTCGATATTCGCTTTCGCGGAAAAAACGTAGTGTACATCGACGATTATGCGCATCATCCGAAAGAGCTGGAGGCGACAATTCATTCGGTTCAGGATATGTTTCCTGACAGGAAGGTGACGGGGATTTTTCAGCCACACCTCTATTCCCGGACACGGGATTTGGCAGAAGACTTCGCCGCGAGTTTGAGTCTGCTGGACGAATTGATTTTACTGGATATATATCCCGCAAGGGAAGAACCGATTCCGGGCGTGGATTCTAGATTAATACTGGAAAAAGTAACGATAAAAGACAAAATACTTTGCAGTAAAGAGGATTTGCCCGAAGTTGTTGAAAAGCTCGATACAGATGTTTTGCTGACGTTGGGCGCTGGCGATATCGACCAGTGGGTGGAACCGATTGTGGAAGTATTGAAGAAGAAAGAAGATGTTTAA
- the murD gene encoding UDP-N-acetylmuramoyl-L-alanine--D-glutamate ligase: MTPKKLVILGAGESGIGSAILGQKKGFDVFVSDSGTIKNKYKSVLYENGIRWEEKQHTEAEILSADLVMKSPGIPEKVPLVQKLLEKGIPVISEIEFAGRYTQAKTICITGSNGKTTTTLLIYDMMKRAGLNVGVAGNMGKSFAWQVAEEDFDLYVIELSSFQLDGMYDFRADVAILLNITPDHLDRYDYQMQNYVNSKFRILQNQRQEDFFIYCADDDIITTEIEKRDIHAQMIPFSIENQLAFGAWIENNELIVSINHNSFAMSIFDLALQGKHNMYNSMAAGLSGVVFRLRKEKIRQCLTDFQGVEHRLERFIRVHGIEFINDSKATNINSTWYALESMNTQVVWIVGGVDKGNDYSMLYDLVKTKVKAIVCLGKDNRKIIDAFSGMVKDVIDTDSMEEAVRNAYFLAGEGDTVLLSPACASFDLFQNYEERGQMFKQAVRNL; the protein is encoded by the coding sequence ATGACCCCAAAAAAACTGGTCATATTAGGTGCAGGCGAGAGCGGAATAGGTTCCGCGATTCTCGGTCAGAAGAAAGGATTTGACGTGTTCGTTTCGGATAGCGGAACGATAAAAAATAAATACAAAAGCGTTCTTTACGAGAATGGAATCCGGTGGGAGGAAAAGCAGCATACCGAGGCTGAAATCCTGTCGGCCGATTTGGTGATGAAAAGTCCGGGTATTCCTGAAAAAGTGCCATTGGTTCAAAAACTATTGGAAAAAGGAATTCCGGTTATTTCGGAAATTGAATTCGCCGGAAGGTACACGCAGGCAAAAACCATCTGCATTACCGGAAGCAACGGAAAAACAACCACAACCCTGCTCATTTACGATATGATGAAAAGGGCAGGATTGAATGTTGGGGTTGCCGGAAATATGGGAAAAAGCTTTGCCTGGCAGGTCGCTGAGGAAGATTTCGACCTGTATGTGATTGAGCTTTCCAGCTTTCAGCTCGACGGGATGTACGATTTCCGGGCTGATGTAGCCATCCTGCTGAATATCACTCCCGACCACCTGGACCGGTACGATTACCAGATGCAGAATTACGTGAATTCGAAGTTCCGCATCTTGCAAAACCAGCGTCAGGAAGACTTTTTTATCTATTGTGCTGATGATGATATCATCACTACGGAGATCGAAAAAAGGGATATTCACGCACAGATGATCCCGTTCTCCATTGAAAATCAACTGGCCTTTGGGGCCTGGATTGAAAACAACGAACTAATAGTTAGCATTAATCATAATTCATTCGCAATGTCCATATTCGATTTGGCTTTACAAGGAAAACACAACATGTACAACTCTATGGCGGCAGGTTTGTCGGGAGTCGTTTTCCGGTTACGAAAAGAGAAGATTCGCCAGTGTCTCACCGACTTTCAGGGAGTGGAACACCGGCTCGAACGCTTCATCAGGGTTCATGGTATCGAGTTTATCAATGATTCGAAGGCCACCAACATCAACTCAACCTGGTATGCGCTGGAAAGCATGAATACGCAGGTCGTATGGATTGTTGGCGGAGTCGACAAAGGCAACGATTATTCGATGCTCTACGATTTGGTCAAGACCAAAGTGAAAGCCATTGTTTGCCTCGGAAAAGACAACCGGAAAATTATCGATGCATTCAGCGGTATGGTAAAAGACGTTATCGATACGGATAGTATGGAAGAAGCGGTTCGGAACGCATATTTCCTGGCCGGCGAAGGCGACACGGTGTTGTTGTCTCCGGCCTGCGCCAGTTTCGACCTGTTTCAGAATTATGAAGAACGCGGCCAGATGTTCAAACAGGCCGTACGAAACCTTTAA
- the murG gene encoding undecaprenyldiphospho-muramoylpentapeptide beta-N-acetylglucosaminyltransferase: MKTYKFIISGGGTGGHIFPAISIADGLKQRYPDCEILFVGAEHKMEMEKVPAAGYTIEGLPVAGFHRGEIWRNLSFPFKLLRSMMKARKIVTSFRPDCVIGVGGYASGPVLRVATNKGLPTVVQEQNSFAGVTNKILAKKVDKICVAYDKMERFFPAGKIVFTGNPIRSNLLEGQKNIEEARKFFQLEENKPVLLIVGGSLGARSINDSLLAQFDALKDSGIQVIWQTGKFYYKSISEKLEGKLPAHIHLMEFIPRMDLAYAVADLVISRAGAGTISELCLVGKPSILVPSPNVAEDHQTRNAMALVEKEAAVLVKDSEAKEKLVPETLKLITDKLQLEKLAANSTKMALPNATRDIVEVIAELLEKRES, encoded by the coding sequence ATGAAAACATACAAATTCATCATTAGCGGAGGCGGAACCGGAGGTCATATTTTTCCGGCTATTTCCATTGCCGACGGTCTGAAGCAACGGTATCCGGATTGTGAGATCCTGTTTGTGGGAGCTGAGCACAAAATGGAGATGGAAAAAGTTCCGGCGGCTGGTTACACCATCGAAGGTCTGCCGGTAGCAGGTTTCCATCGCGGCGAGATTTGGCGCAACCTGTCGTTTCCGTTCAAGTTGCTTCGTTCGATGATGAAAGCACGTAAAATTGTCACTTCGTTTCGCCCCGATTGTGTGATTGGCGTAGGTGGTTATGCCAGCGGCCCGGTGCTCAGGGTTGCTACTAACAAAGGATTGCCTACAGTTGTTCAGGAACAGAATTCTTTTGCGGGTGTGACCAACAAAATTCTGGCGAAGAAAGTCGATAAGATTTGTGTGGCTTACGATAAAATGGAGCGCTTCTTTCCTGCCGGGAAGATTGTTTTCACCGGAAATCCAATACGAAGCAACCTGCTTGAAGGGCAGAAGAATATTGAGGAGGCGCGGAAATTTTTCCAGTTGGAAGAAAACAAACCGGTTCTGTTGATTGTCGGCGGAAGTTTGGGAGCCCGTTCCATCAACGACAGTTTGCTGGCGCAGTTTGATGCATTGAAAGATTCCGGTATTCAGGTGATCTGGCAAACCGGGAAATTTTATTATAAATCCATCAGCGAAAAGCTGGAAGGAAAACTTCCTGCCCATATTCACTTGATGGAATTTATTCCGCGAATGGATTTGGCTTATGCTGTGGCCGATTTGGTCATCTCACGGGCCGGAGCGGGAACGATATCTGAACTTTGTCTGGTAGGCAAACCATCCATTCTGGTTCCGTCGCCTAACGTGGCAGAGGATCACCAGACCCGAAACGCCATGGCGTTGGTAGAAAAAGAAGCGGCCGTATTGGTTAAAGACAGCGAAGCAAAAGAGAAGCTGGTTCCTGAGACTTTGAAGTTGATCACTGATAAGCTCCAGTTGGAGAAACTGGCAGCGAACAGCACAAAAATGGCTTTGCCCAATGCGACCCGCGATATTGTAGAGGTTATTGCTGAATTGCTCGAAAAAAGAGAGTCATGA
- a CDS encoding GatB/YqeY domain-containing protein: protein MSLFDQINADIKAAMLAREKGKLEALRNIKKVLIEAKTAKAGQEELPDDVALKAIAKLAKQGKDSAQIYKEQNRQDLYDQEMEQVKVFEAYLPSKMSDEELTAAVEKIIAELGAESMKDMGKVMGAANAKLAGRAEGKDIAAKVKSLLS from the coding sequence ATGAGTTTGTTCGATCAAATCAATGCCGATATTAAAGCGGCTATGCTTGCCCGCGAGAAGGGGAAGCTGGAAGCTTTGCGCAATATCAAAAAAGTACTCATTGAAGCCAAAACCGCCAAAGCAGGACAGGAAGAACTACCGGATGATGTTGCTCTGAAAGCCATTGCCAAGTTGGCCAAACAGGGAAAGGATTCTGCTCAAATCTACAAAGAACAGAACCGGCAAGACCTGTACGACCAGGAAATGGAGCAGGTGAAGGTATTTGAAGCTTATCTTCCGTCGAAGATGAGTGACGAGGAATTGACGGCTGCCGTGGAAAAAATTATCGCTGAACTTGGTGCTGAATCGATGAAAGACATGGGAAAAGTAATGGGAGCTGCGAATGCAAAATTAGCCGGGCGAGCTGAAGGAAAGGATATAGCGGCAAAAGTGAAAAGTCTGCTTTCCTGA
- the ftsZ gene encoding cell division protein FtsZ encodes MAELMNFELPEKQNCIIKVIGVGGGGGNAVNHMFREGIKDVDFAVCNTDAQALASSPVPTQVQLGASLTEGRGAGNKPDVGREAARENIKEVEEILSHGTKMVFITAGMGGGTGTGAAPVIAEAARKLNLLTVGIVTIPFRNEGRRRIEQAIKGIREMEGNVDSLLVINNERIREMYGDFPISKAFSKADDVLAIAAKGIAEIITYHGFINVDFEDVKTVMKESGVAVMGSFRATGEERALRAAQGALNSPLLNNNDIRGARNILVNITSGDKQEVTMDEMNLINEYVQEKAGNSADLIYGVAIEPSLEDSISVTVIATGFKTSSIPELRTDKKEPAEKVSLRDEKEKVPSNISGQVGMSDDDKDLKKSNTPVFEGEPEDEFAPLYGPSPKEKKPGSSRIEEQRKQVMQVDFSTLSDDEIDKISNEPAYVRRMMRLESEKKRKAAEVSRFSLSDNKDEGPKLRRNNSFLHDKAD; translated from the coding sequence ATGGCCGAACTGATGAATTTTGAATTGCCGGAGAAGCAGAATTGCATCATTAAGGTAATAGGTGTTGGAGGAGGCGGTGGAAATGCGGTCAACCACATGTTCCGGGAAGGGATAAAAGATGTAGATTTTGCCGTCTGTAATACCGATGCACAGGCATTGGCTAGCAGTCCGGTACCCACACAGGTACAACTGGGTGCTTCGCTGACCGAAGGACGTGGTGCGGGAAATAAACCTGATGTTGGGCGTGAAGCTGCCCGGGAGAATATAAAAGAGGTGGAAGAGATTCTTTCGCATGGAACCAAAATGGTCTTCATTACCGCCGGAATGGGCGGAGGTACAGGTACCGGTGCGGCTCCTGTTATTGCCGAAGCAGCCCGGAAGCTGAATTTGCTGACTGTTGGTATTGTAACGATTCCTTTCCGGAATGAGGGAAGAAGACGGATTGAGCAGGCCATAAAAGGCATTCGCGAAATGGAAGGTAATGTAGACTCCTTGCTGGTCATTAATAACGAACGCATCCGTGAAATGTATGGCGATTTCCCGATTTCGAAAGCCTTTTCCAAGGCCGATGATGTGTTGGCCATTGCCGCTAAAGGAATTGCTGAAATTATTACGTATCACGGTTTCATCAACGTTGACTTCGAGGATGTGAAAACGGTGATGAAGGAATCGGGTGTTGCCGTGATGGGCTCCTTCCGGGCAACCGGAGAAGAGAGAGCTTTAAGAGCGGCTCAGGGAGCTCTGAATTCACCGTTGCTGAATAATAATGACATTCGGGGCGCGCGAAATATACTAGTGAATATCACTTCCGGTGACAAGCAGGAAGTGACGATGGACGAGATGAACCTGATTAACGAGTATGTGCAGGAAAAAGCCGGAAACTCAGCGGATTTGATTTATGGTGTAGCAATCGAACCATCGTTGGAAGATTCCATTTCGGTGACGGTGATTGCGACCGGATTTAAAACCAGCTCGATTCCAGAGTTGAGAACAGACAAGAAAGAGCCCGCCGAAAAGGTTTCTTTGCGGGACGAGAAGGAGAAAGTGCCATCGAATATTAGTGGCCAGGTTGGAATGTCAGACGATGATAAGGATTTGAAAAAATCAAACACCCCGGTTTTTGAAGGTGAACCGGAAGATGAGTTTGCGCCGCTATATGGACCTTCTCCGAAGGAAAAGAAGCCCGGTAGTAGCCGTATTGAGGAGCAACGTAAGCAAGTGATGCAGGTTGATTTCTCGACGCTTTCGGATGATGAAATCGACAAGATAAGTAACGAGCCTGCTTATGTGCGCCGCATGATGCGCCTGGAGAGTGAGAAAAAGAGAAAGGCGGCTGAGGTTTCCCGGTTTTCGCTTTCAGATAATAAAGATGAAGGGCCAAAGTTGCGGCGAAACAACTCTTTTTTACACGATAAAGCTGATTAA